In the Phaseolus vulgaris cultivar G19833 chromosome 7, P. vulgaris v2.0, whole genome shotgun sequence genome, one interval contains:
- the LOC137829266 gene encoding uncharacterized protein, with protein MITSALSSDEFFRVSRCESAKEMWDTLEVTHEGTNDVKRARKHTLIQEYEMFRMQKGETIVEVQKRFTHIINHLMSLGKTFDKEELNIKVLKCLDRSWQPKVTAISESKDLTSMTIASLFGKLREHEMEMDRLNLQENEDKRKFIKFLKRRNNKNNSSNRYDNKKSTEFNSNKYTCFGCGEYGHIKTECPNKERKDFKKHEKKGKSKRVYNDNSPSSSSSEEEETNLCLMTRQESDVSSVSSNSSIDSENYSQLLNAFKETHEEANKLALSNNRLRGLNNWLEKRVKVLEEELENLKNDFENLNSLTKDLLARMTQMFVKIVNLLKRRFTIL; from the exons ATGATCACATCTGCTTTAagttctgatgagtttttcagggtatcTCGATGTGAGTctgcaaaggaaatgtgggacactcttgaggtgactcatgaagggacaAATGATGTGAAAAGGGCAAGAAAGCACACTCTCatacaagagtatgaaatgtttagaatgcAGAAGGGTGAAACCATTGTTGAAGTGCAAAAACGGTTTACTCACATAATAAATCATCTTATGAGTCTTGGGAAAACTTTTGATaaagaggaactcaacatcaaagttctcaagtgtcttgataggtcATGGCAACCCAAAGTCACTGCCATATCTGAATCGAAGGATCTCACCTCCATGACCATTGCCTCATTGTTTGGAAAGCTAAGAGAGCACGAAATGGAGATGGATAGGTTGAATCTTCAAGAAAATGAGGATAAAAGG AAATTCATAAAGTTCCTCAAGAGgagaaacaacaaaaataactcATCCAATAGGTATGACAACAAGAAATCTACAGAGTTTAACTCTAACAAATATACATGTTTTGGGTGTGGTGAATATggtcatattaaaactgaatgtcCTAACAAAGAGAGGAAAGACTTCAAGAagcatgagaagaaaggaaaatcaaaaaGAGTTTACAATGATAACTCCCCAAGCTCCtcttcaagtgaagaagaagaaacaaatttgTGTTTAATGACAAGGCAAGAAAGTGATgtaagcagtgtaagttccaaCTCTTCTATTGATagtgaaaattatagtcaacttctcaatgctttcaaggaaacacatgaagaagctaacaaATTGGCTCTTTCAAACAATAGGTTAAGAGGGTTGAATAATTGGTTGGAAAAGAGAGTCAAAGTCTTGGAAGAAGAACTAGAAAACctgaaaaatgattttgaaaatctaaatAGTCTTACAAAAGATCTTCTTGCAAGAATGACTCaaatgtttgtgaaaattgtgaatctcttgaaaagaagattcactatcttgtga
- the LOC137829642 gene encoding monocopper oxidase-like protein SKU5, translated as MAAPFVAPQFKLAICAILVLPFLFTTATAADIFLDWHVSTDFNLKPVSTDQPIITINGMFPGPLINATTNDVIHVNVFNHLDDPLLFTWNGIQQRLDSWQDGVSGTNCPVQPGRNGTYAFQAKDQIGTFSYFPSVNFLKAGGGFGPIRVNNRPVISVPFPKPEAEFDLLIGDWYSTSYKDVRSRLNARDVLAPDWMLINGKRPYMSSKFSLSFEAFNVIQGKTYLLRISNVGTTWSFNFRIQDHQMVLVETEGSYVNQIELESLDVHVGQSYSVLVTANQDAADYYIVASPKMSSATNNNTLVGVAVLHYNNSTTPAKGYLPSGPDPFDVQFSINQAKSIKWNLTTGAARPNPQGTFSVSSVTISETFILNASIATIDGLSHYTVNNVSYLTPDTPLKLADYFSNGTGVYELDAFSKNSSNAEAVRGVFVASALHKGWTEIVLKNNLDIIDTWHLDGHSFFVVGMGEGEWNRESRSSYNLYDPVGRSSVQVYPGWWSAVYVYPDNPGMWNLRSQNLQSWYLGEELYVRVYDPDPNPAKEKPPPPNLLLCGKYQTPAPTPAPTPAPTAAPTPVPIPAPTRAITLATTLAPTAAPNPAPIPTTTPATTLATTLAPTAALTLAPTAATTPALTPATTPATTLATTLAPTAAPSPDPTPATTPATTPATTLAPTAAPTPAPTAAPTLATTLAPTAALTLAPTAATTPALTPATTPATTLATTLAPTAAPTPATTPATTLAPTAAPTPAPTPATTPAPTAAPTPAIAPLHKARNRNRTGPQPNAPSSNASNPRRTRNNRSLIAMITAAIWFFCIGLH; from the exons ATGGCTGCACCTTTTGTTGCTCCTCAGTTCAAACTTGCTATATGTGCAATTCTGGTGCTACCATTCTTATTCACAACAGCCACTGCTGCTGATATATTCCTTGATTGGCACGTTTCCACTGACTTCAATTTGAAGCCTGTTTCTACTGATCAACCG ATAATAACAATCAATGGCATGTTCCCGGGACCCCTTATAAATGCAACAACAAACGATGTTATTCATGTCAATGTTTTCAATCATTTGGATGATCCATTGCTGTTTACATG GAATGGCATACAGCAAAGGCTGGATTCATGGCAAGATGGAGTGTCTGGCACAAACTGCCCCGTCCAACCTGGCAGGAATGGGACTTATGCTTTCCAAGCCAAAGACCAGATTGGCACATTCTCTTACTTTCCTTCAGTCAATTTCCTTAAAGCTGGAGGAGGGTTTGGTCCAATTCGAGTCAACAATCGACCAGTCATAAGTGTTCCCTTTCCAAAACCAGAGGCAGAGTTTGATCTTCTAATTGGTGACTGGTACAGCACTAGCTACAAG GATGTTAGGTCCAGGTTGAATGCGAGAGATGTTCTCGCCCCTGATTGGATGCTAATAAACGGCAAAAGACCATACATGAGCAGCAAATTTTCTCTATCATTCGAGGCATTCAATGTTATACAAG GAAAAACATATTTGCTTAGGATATCAAACGTAGGGACAACTTGGAGCTTCAATTTCAGGATTCAAGATCATCAAATGGTTTTAGTTGAAACTGAAGGTTCTTATGTGAATCAAATAGAGTTGGAGTCTCTTGATGTTCATGTAGGTCAATCCTATTCAGTGCTTGTCACAGCAAACCAAGATGCTGCTGATTACTACATAGTGGCCTCTCCTAAAATGAGTAGTGCCACAAATAATAACACTCTCGTTGGCGTTGCTGTGCTTCATTATAATAACTCTACCACACCAGCTAAGGGGTATCTCCCAAGTGGTCCAGATCCCTTTGATGTGCAATTCTCCATCAACCAAGCAAAATCCATCAA GTGGAACCTGACCACTGGAGCTGCAAGGCCTAATCCTCAAGGAACGTTCAGTGTATCAAGTGTGACAATATCAGAGACTTTCATTCTAAACGCGTCCATAGCAACTATTGATGGGTTATCTCACTATACTGTCAACAATGTGTCTTACTTGACCCCAGATACTCCATTGAAGCTAGCTGATTACTTTTCCAATGGAACTGGAGTATATGAACTCGATGCTTTTTCTAAGAACAGTTCAAATGCTGAGGCCGTGCGTGGAGTTTTCGTTGCCAGTGCATTGCACAAAGGGTGGACGGAGATAGTGCTAAAAAACAATTTAGACATCATTGATACTTGGCATTTAGATGGACATAGCTTCTTTGTAGTTGG aaTGGGGGAAGGAGAATGGAATCGAGAATCACGGTCAAGTTATAATCTGTATGATCCTGTTGGTCGGTCGAGCGTGCAAGTGTACCCTGGATGGTGGAGTGCAGTGTATGTGTACCCTGACAACCCAGGAATGTGGAATCTGAGATCACAGAACTTGCAAAGCTGGTATTTGGGTGAAGAGCTCTATGTGAGAGTTTATGATCCTGATCCCAACCCTGCCAAAGAGAAGCCTCCTCCACCCAATCTCCTTCTATGTG GCAAGTATCAGACCCCTGCTCCAACCCCGGCTCCAACTCCGGCTCCAACAGCGGCTCCAACTCCGGTTCCAATTCCGGCCCCAACCCGGGCTATAACCCTGGCTACAACTCTGGCTCCAACCGCGGCTCCAAATCCGGCTCCAATCCCGACTACAACCCCGGCTACAACCCTGGCTACAACTCTGGCTCCAACCGCAGCTCTAACTCTGGCTCCAACCGCGGCTACAACCCCGGCTCTAACCCCGGCTACAACACCGGCTACAACCCTGGCTACAACTCTGGCTCCAACCGCGGCTCCATCTCCGGATCCAACCCCGGCTACAACCCCGGCTACAACCCCGGCTACAACCCTGGCTCCAACCGCGGCTCCAACTCCGGCTCCAACCGCGGCTCCAACCCTGGCTACAACTCTGGCTCCAACCGCAGCTCTAACTCTGGCTCCAACCGCGGCTACAACCCCGGCTCTAACCCCGGCTACAACACCGGCTACAACCCTGGCTACAACTCTGGCTCCAACCGCGGCTCCAACTCCGGCTACAACCCCGGCTACAACCCTGGCTCCAACCGCGGCTCCAACTCCGGCTCCAACCCCGGCTACAACTCCGGCTCCAACCGCGGCTCCAACTCCGGCAATTGCTCCACTACACAAGGCACGTAATCGAAATAGAACAGGGCCACAACCAAATGCTCCATCATCCAACGCATCCAATCCACGTAGAACAAG GAATAATAGGTCTCTGATTGCTATGATCACCGCTGCCATATGGTTTTTCTGTATTGGTCTCCATTAA